One part of the Marinobacterium rhizophilum genome encodes these proteins:
- a CDS encoding creatininase, giving the protein MTKLANLDWKTYEKRVSDGDAVILLPIGAIEQHGPHMSMNPDVLIPEAISLGVSAGLDNALVAPPIAYGYKSQVKSGGGNFFPGTTCINGKTLIDTIKDVVVALARHGNRRFVLVNGHFENSMFIVEGIDLALEHLRHEGIDARILLLSYWDFVNKDTIATVFPDGFTGWDVEHGGVLETSLMLHLHPDLVNLDKAVDHPPATFPPYDIFPSDPSWVPACGTLSSARNASAQHGKLLFDVCVNGITQSVRSELG; this is encoded by the coding sequence GTGACCAAACTTGCGAATCTTGACTGGAAAACCTATGAAAAACGCGTATCGGATGGCGATGCCGTCATTCTGCTGCCGATAGGGGCTATCGAGCAGCACGGCCCGCATATGTCGATGAATCCGGACGTGCTGATACCCGAAGCCATCAGCCTTGGCGTAAGCGCAGGCCTGGACAATGCCCTGGTGGCGCCGCCCATTGCCTACGGTTACAAATCGCAGGTGAAATCCGGCGGTGGCAACTTTTTCCCGGGTACCACCTGCATTAATGGCAAAACGCTGATCGATACTATTAAGGATGTGGTTGTCGCCCTGGCACGGCACGGTAACCGCCGCTTCGTACTGGTGAACGGCCATTTCGAAAATTCGATGTTTATCGTAGAAGGCATTGATCTGGCCCTGGAACACCTGCGTCACGAAGGTATTGATGCGCGGATACTGCTGCTGTCGTACTGGGATTTCGTCAACAAGGACACCATCGCCACCGTGTTCCCTGATGGCTTCACCGGCTGGGACGTGGAGCACGGCGGCGTACTGGAAACGTCGCTGATGCTGCACCTGCACCCGGACCTGGTCAACCTGGACAAGGCGGTGGATCATCCCCCGGCAACCTTTCCACCCTATGATATCTTTCCGTCCGATCCATCATGGGTACCCGCCTGTGGCACCCTGTCGTCAGCTCGCAACGCATCGGCGCAGCATGGCAAGCTGCTGTTCGACGTCTGCGTCAACGGCATCACGCAAAGTGTCCGTAGCGAGCTTGGCTGA